The Chloroflexus aggregans DSM 9485 genome segment TGATCAATATTGATTTCGCAAATGTCGGTAAGTGGGCAGAAAATGCCCAGATATCGTACACCACCTACACCGACCTCGCCCAAAAGCCACAGGTCTATGCTCTGATCCGCAAAGATGTCGAGCGTGCCAATGCCGATCTACCGCCGGCGGCGCGTATTCGGCGTTTTCTGTTGCTTCACAAGGAGCTTGATGCCGATGACGGTGAGCTGACTCGGACCCGCAAAGTGCGTCGTCGTCTCATTGCACAACGCTACCAGGAGATCGTCGATGCTCTGTACGGTGATCAAAGTGAGTTTGAGATCGAAACGACGATTACCTATCAAGATGGGCGTACAGCCTTGATCAAGACGCGCTTGCGGATTGAGGAGTTAGCCGACCCATCGGCGCCGGCGCCAGCGCCGGCAGCGCGGGCGGTCGCTCGTTGAGGACAGGTATAGCGGCGACGGGCAATGTGAGAGCGGAGAAGCGCATGGATCGGTTTATCCAACTAGCTCTGAGCGGGATTGCTAACGGTGCGATCTTTGCCCTGGTGGCGCTGGGTTTCGTCCTGATTTACAAAAGTAGCGATGTGATCAATTTTGCCCAAGGGGAGCTACTGCTGATCGGCGCATATCTCACCTATGCGATGGTCGAGCAGTTTGGCTTGTGGTGGCCGATAGGTGTTGTGGTCGCAGTGGTGCTGGCGGCAGTGGTAGGGGTGTTGATCGAGCAATTGGTGCTGCGTCCGCTCATCGGCGAACCGGTGATCTCGGTCATTATGGTCACGATAGGCCTCTCATCACTGCTCAGAGCGATCGTCGGTGCGATCTGGGGCGTAACGCCGCGCCCGGCCCCGCAGTTTCTGCCAACCGATACGGTGACGATCCTTGGGGCCAATGTCGGCGTTGACCGGCTCTGGGCCTTTGCATTGGCGATCATCTTCTTCGTGATACTCACGCTCTTCTTCCGCTTCAGCCGCGAAGGTATTGCGATGCGAGCAGTAGCCGATGATCAGCAAGCGGCGCTCAGCATGGGTATTAGCGTGAAGAAGGTGTGGGCGGTCGCGTGGGCGATTGCAGCGATCACTGCTGCGGTTGGCGGTATTCTGCTGATGAGCATTTTCGGTGGCGTTTCGGGTACGATTGGTCGTGTTGGTTTGCTCGTGTTCCCGGTGGTGATTTTGGGTGGCCTCGACAGCATTCCCGGTGCAATCATCGGTGGTTTGATCATCGGATTGCTGCAATCGTTTGCCGGTGGTTTGCTTCCGCCGGAATGGGGATTGGGTGAGGTGGCACCGTTTGTGATTTTGTTGATCATTCTGCTGGTACGGCCATATGGTCTGTTTGGTCAGCGCATCATCGAGCGGGTGTAGCCGTTGGGCGAGAAGCACTTGCCCGTAGCGAGGAACGGTCATCGCAATGCAGAGTGGAACCTTTCATACCACCTATGCCAGTGATGTGAGTCTGCGTCCGTATTGGCCGCAGCGGATTCGGATTGTGCTGGTACTGGTGCTGGCCTTGATATTTCCTTGGTTTGCCGATCGGTATTGGCTCAATCTGGCGAATACGATAGCCATCGCTGCAATTGGCGCAATCGGGTTGAATATTCTGGTTGGGTATACTGGGCAGATCAGTATCGGTCATGGCGGATTTTTGGCCGTCGGTGCGTATATTGCCGGTCTGATGGCCGTCCATTTGGGTACACCGATGTGGCTGACGATTCCGGTTGCCAGTTTTTTTACGGCAGCGGTTGGGGCTTTTTTTGGCTTGCCATCGCTGCGTCTGAAGGGGCTATATCTTGCGATTGCTACCCTTGCCTCGCAAGAGATCATCATCTGGCTGCTCACCCACGGGAAGCTGCTGGG includes the following:
- a CDS encoding branched-chain amino acid ABC transporter permease → MDRFIQLALSGIANGAIFALVALGFVLIYKSSDVINFAQGELLLIGAYLTYAMVEQFGLWWPIGVVVAVVLAAVVGVLIEQLVLRPLIGEPVISVIMVTIGLSSLLRAIVGAIWGVTPRPAPQFLPTDTVTILGANVGVDRLWAFALAIIFFVILTLFFRFSREGIAMRAVADDQQAALSMGISVKKVWAVAWAIAAITAAVGGILLMSIFGGVSGTIGRVGLLVFPVVILGGLDSIPGAIIGGLIIGLLQSFAGGLLPPEWGLGEVAPFVILLIILLVRPYGLFGQRIIERV